In Hevea brasiliensis isolate MT/VB/25A 57/8 chromosome 13, ASM3005281v1, whole genome shotgun sequence, a single genomic region encodes these proteins:
- the LOC110643592 gene encoding pentatricopeptide repeat-containing protein At4g33990, translated as MSAWRAMLRQFDLERDPFTVISFFKAMQRGKWNDSVSDPFVYASLLKASNKVLGVKVGKSIHSRVMMLGLDGNVNVLNSLIYFYMSYNRSLNYACVLFDRISERTVVTVNCMVSGFLKNKQFDAGLKLFNEVLTGAYGLGLKPNYVTLMVLISGCVENGGYEVGKLLHSYCCKTGFDVIIQVCNTLIDFYCKYGYVDDARRLFDSMIEKDLVSWNTMVAGYARSNNCGKAFSLFREMRYGNIGYDRVSFVNFILVCANGGDLDLGKVAHGHLIASGKEISVSLGTVLVNMYSKCGLIEFARKVFDELPDKNVASWNSMIRGYVEIGLNREALRLFNLMKCRKLEPDEVTMLGLISACRKSGELSHGTDIHSYIVSKDHLNGRIVLQNALIDMYAKCGNMAQAKSIFVKMTKKDVISWTSIIMGHAINGEGEEALLAFRQMLAEEVEPNSVTFIGVLLACDHSGLVEVGQKLYNTMCKVYNIEPQIEHCGCMVDMLARAGMLEEANKFVKKMPVEPNAVIWRMMINACRVHGNVDLGLSLVSRLIEAKASTSTQDHVISSNLFAEAGRWDDVLYERNTMTAWKGSKVAGKSSVSDLRD; from the coding sequence ATGTCTGCTTGGCGTGCTATGCTCCGCCAATTTGATTTAGAAAGGGACCCTTTTACGGTCATCTCTTTTTTCAAAGCCATGCAAAGAGGGAAATGGAATGACTCAGTCAGTGATCCTTTTGTGTATGCGTCTTTGTTAAAAGCTTCTAATAAGGTTTTGGGTGTTAAAGTAGGGAAATCTATACATAGTCGTGTAATGATGCTTGGATTGGATGGTAATGTGAATGTTCTGAAtagtttgatttatttttatatgagttATAACAGGTCGTTGAATTATGCTTGTGTCTTGTTCGATAGAATTTCTGAGAGAACGGTTGTTACCGTTAATTGTATGGTTTCTGGGTTTTTGAAGAATAAGCAATTCGACGCCGGCTTGAAGTTATTCAATGAAGTTCTGACTGGCGCTTATGGTCTGGGTTTGAAGCCAAATTATGTTACTTTGATGGTTTTGATTTCTGGCTGCGTTGAAAATGGGGGATACGAGGTTGGGAAATTGCTTCATTCTTACTGTTGCAAGACAGGCTTCGATGTGATAATTCAGGTCTGTAATACGCTTATTGATTTCTATTGCAAATATGGATATGTAGACGATGCAAGGAGACTGTTTGATTCAATGATTGAGAAGGACTTGGTTTCATGGAATACCATGGTTGCAGGATATGCTAGGAGTAATAATTGTGGGAAAGCTTTCTCTTTATTCAGGGAAATGAGATATGGCAACATTGGGTATGATAGAGTATCATTCGTTAACTTTATTTTGGTTTGTGCTAATGGTGGAGACCTCGACCTGGGGAAGGTGGCTCATGGACATTTAATAGCAAGCGGAAAAGAGATATCAGTTTCTCTTGGGACTGTGCTCGTCAATATGTACTCCAAATGTGGTCTGATTGAGTTTGCCAGGAAAGTTTTTGATGAGCTACCTGATAAGAATGTTGCATCTTGGAACTCGATGATACGTGGGTATGTTGAAATTGGACTTAACAGGGAAGCTTTAAGGCTCTTCAATTTGATGAAATGTAGGAAGCTAGAGCCAGATGAAGTAACAATGCTAGGATTAATCTCTGCTTGCAGGAAATCTGGAGAACTATCACATGGCACTGATATTCATTCCTATATAGTGAGTAAAGATCATCTCAATgggagaattgttctgcaaaatGCTCTTATAGACATGTATGCGAAATGTGGAAACATGGCTCAAGCTAAATCCATATTTGTTAAGATGACCAAAAAGGATGTTATCTCATGGACATCAATCATAATGGGTCATGCTATCAATGGAGAAGGAGAGGAAGCTCTCCTTGCATTTAGGCAGATGCTTGCAGAGGAAGTTGAGCCAAATTCTGTCACATTCATTGGTGTTCTGTTAGCATGTGATCATTCTGGTCTAGTTGAAGTAGGTCAAAAATTGTATAATACTATGTGCAAGGTTTACAATATTGAGCCACAGATTGAGCACTGTGGCTGCATGGTTGACATGCTCGCACGAGCAGGAATGCTAGAGGAGGCCAATAAGTTTGTGAAAAAAATGCCTGTAGAACCAAATGCAGTTATTTGGAGGATGATGATTAATGCTTGCAGAGTACATGGTAATGTTGATCTGGGGTTAAGTTTGGTTAGTAGACTAATAGAGGCTAAGGCTTCAACAAGTACTCAAGATCAtgttatttcttctaaccttttcGCTGAAGCAGGGAGGTGGGATGATGTTCTCTATGAAAGAAACACAATGACAGCTTGGAAAGGTTCAAAAGTTGCTGGAAAAAGCTCAGTTTCAGATTTAAGAGATTGA